Proteins encoded within one genomic window of Amycolatopsis sp. 2-15:
- a CDS encoding thiamine pyrophosphate-dependent enzyme, with protein sequence MTTTATAYADLPRLISLMTGDDKHQAAAESTVDVLWVLYDRVLDLSPENFHDPGRDRFLLSKGHGPMAYYAVLTVKGFLDEAELADWSSARSRLGHHPDRKRAPGVEISSGSLGHGLPIALGTALGLRARGHSSRVVTLVGDAELDEGSNTEAIVVAARLGLENLTAVVVDNQSSTHGWPGGLARRFEIEGWVTRTVSGRAHEALYDAFTTEHPGRPLAVVAVVEPKG encoded by the coding sequence GATCTCGCTGATGACCGGCGACGACAAGCACCAGGCCGCAGCAGAGTCCACAGTGGACGTTCTCTGGGTGCTCTACGACCGCGTGCTCGACCTCTCGCCCGAAAACTTCCACGACCCCGGCCGGGACCGGTTCCTGCTCTCCAAGGGACACGGGCCGATGGCCTACTACGCCGTGCTCACCGTCAAGGGTTTTCTCGACGAGGCCGAGCTCGCCGACTGGTCCTCGGCGCGCTCCCGACTCGGCCATCACCCGGACCGCAAACGCGCTCCCGGCGTCGAGATCTCCAGCGGTTCGCTGGGCCACGGCCTGCCGATCGCCCTCGGCACCGCGCTCGGCCTGCGCGCCCGCGGCCACTCCAGCCGCGTGGTGACGCTCGTCGGCGACGCCGAGCTCGACGAAGGCTCCAACACCGAGGCGATCGTGGTCGCCGCGCGCCTGGGCCTGGAAAACCTGACCGCGGTGGTCGTGGACAACCAGTCGTCCACGCACGGCTGGCCCGGCGGCCTCGCGCGCCGGTTCGAGATCGAGGGCTGGGTTACGCGCACCGTCTCCGGCCGCGCTCACGAAGCGCTCTACGACGCGTTCACCACCGAACACCCGGGGCGCCCGCTCGCCGTGGTCGCCGTCGTCGAACCGAAGGGCTGA
- a CDS encoding transketolase family protein produces the protein MPTTLNMRETFLATAEEIVDADPDVAVVLADISAAQLAGVARRHPDRVVNVGIREQLLVSTGAGLALAGLRPIIHTFSSFLVERAFEQIKLDLVHQDAGAVLVSYGSSYDMPAEGRTHQSPGDVALIDSLPCWYVHVPGHPDEARRLLLDSVPGDSRVYVRLSADQNAEPHLGVGFQRVRTGRNGVVLAVGPMLDRVLAASEGLDVTVLYASTIRPFDAAGLRAAVGEVADLVLVEPYLKGTSAHHVSEALRDVPHRLLSLGTLRDTEVRTYGTRADHDLAHGLDAGSIALSLKDFLRP, from the coding sequence ATGCCGACCACGTTGAACATGCGCGAAACCTTCCTCGCCACCGCCGAAGAGATCGTGGACGCCGACCCGGACGTCGCCGTCGTCCTCGCCGACATCTCCGCCGCCCAGCTCGCCGGCGTGGCGCGGCGGCATCCGGACCGGGTGGTGAACGTCGGGATCCGCGAGCAGCTGCTCGTGAGCACGGGCGCCGGCCTCGCGCTGGCCGGCCTGCGCCCGATCATCCACACGTTCTCGTCGTTCCTCGTGGAGCGCGCGTTCGAGCAGATCAAACTCGACCTGGTCCACCAGGACGCGGGCGCCGTGCTCGTGTCCTACGGCTCCTCCTACGACATGCCGGCCGAAGGACGCACACACCAGTCGCCGGGCGACGTCGCGCTGATCGACTCCCTGCCGTGCTGGTACGTCCACGTGCCCGGCCACCCCGACGAGGCCCGCCGCCTGCTGCTCGACTCCGTGCCCGGCGACAGCCGCGTGTACGTGCGGCTCTCGGCTGACCAGAACGCCGAACCGCATCTGGGCGTCGGATTCCAGCGAGTGCGCACCGGCCGCAACGGCGTTGTGCTGGCCGTCGGCCCGATGCTCGACCGGGTGCTCGCCGCGAGCGAAGGCCTCGACGTGACGGTGCTGTACGCCTCGACCATCCGCCCGTTCGACGCCGCGGGACTGCGAGCCGCGGTGGGGGAGGTCGCCGACCTTGTGCTCGTGGAGCCGTACCTCAAGGGCACTTCGGCCCACCACGTGAGCGAAGCGCTGCGGGATGTTCCACACCGCCTGCTGTCGCTGGGCACCCTGCGCGACACGGAAGTGCGCACCTACGGGACGCGGGCCGACCACGATCTCGCGCACGGCCTCGACGCGGGCTCGATCGCGTTGTCCCTCAAGGACTTCCTGCGGCCGTGA